Genomic segment of Exiguobacterium acetylicum:
CACCTTATTGCTTTTCACGTCATCATATCCTTTAAGTTAATTTATGTTCTCGTTGATCGGTCAGGTAATCTCCTTGGCTTACATGCCCGTACTTCTTCAGGGTGGATGGTTCAATCAAAGGACTCTGATCGTCTTGTCCTTACTCTTGTTACCAGACTTGTCTTGAGCTCGGATGATCAGGACTGAACCGCCTTTTTGTTTTTTTATCTTCACCTTGAAGATACCTTTTCCATCGACCTTTCCTTCGCCGATTTTCTGTGAGCCGCGGAAGACGGTTATCTTGGCGTCGGACTCTGCCTTCCCATTGACGGATCCGTCAGTGCGCTTCAGCTTGCTCACGCTCGATATCATCGGGGGAGTACGATCCGACACGGTCACTTGTCGCTTAGCGCTTTGATTCCCTGAGCTGTCGACGGCGTGGACGGTCATCTTGGTACCCGCCTCTAATCCAATGATTTTGATGCTGTAGGCTCCCTTATTAGCGATCACGCTCCCGATGACATTGTCACCAATCTTTATGAACACCTTCGCACCGACTTCGGCACGGCCGCTAATCGTCGTCGACCGGTCAGATACAGGATTCATCGTCGGGGCCGGCGGTGGTGTCTTGTCCAAGACGATGATCTTTCTAGGACTCCCGATATTGCCAGCCTTATCGATCGACTGGACAAGTAGCTCAGTGCCCGACTTCTGTTTCGCGATGACGATTCCGTATTTCCCGTCCTTACCGGCCGATTTCTCCCCGATGATCTTTTTACCTACCCGGATTTTGACTTTCGCTCCCGGTTCCGTCCATCCACTGACCAGGGTGGAATGGTCCGAGAAATCATTCACAGTCGGAGGTGATGGAGGGGTCGTATCCTTGACGATGATTTCAGTCACCTGACTGACGTTATCGGCGCGATCCACCGCCATGATTTTTAGTCTCGTCCCACCTTTTTGCGGAGGGATGACCACCTCGTACCCTGATTCCGATTCAACAGGAGAATAGCCGATTTCTTTATCGTCTACTTTTACATAAACAACCGATCCTGAGGAACCCCTTCCCTTAATGAGCGTGGTCCGATCAGTCACTTCGAAAAACACGCTCGGAGTCGAGGGAGGACTAGCGTCTCTGACGATTATTGTCGTCTCCTTACTTCTATGATTCGATGTATCCGTCGCAGTGACGGTCAACGTCGTGTTCGCATCATTTCCGTATATGGATACTTTGAAACGTCCATCTTTCCCGACTACAGATTCCCCCCTGATGCTCGTTTGATGTTTGACGGTGATCGTAGTCCCGGGTTCAGCCGTACCGGTCACGTAAGAATACATATCCGTCACGTCATCGACCTGAGGAGCATCTGGCGGAGTGACATCCTTCACCGTCATCCTCGTCTCCCCACCCACATTACCTTCCGCATCGATCACCATGACGATGGCCATCAATCCGGCTTGCTGTCTATCGACGATGAACTCGAATTCCCCGGTCCCGCTCGCCGTCACAGGTCCGAAGCTTTTCGTCCCTATCTTGAGGATGACAGTCGCGCGAGGCGCTACCTTTCCGCTCACGAGCGTCGTCTGGTCCGTTATATCGTTCACCACCGGGGGAGCGGGCGGTGTCGCATCCTTTTCGCCGACTCCTGATTCGTCGCTCGCATCTCTAGCCTGTATCGCTTTAGGTCTAGAATCTCCAGAAGAAACACTCGTGGGACTAAACTTTTCATTTTGTGTGAAGGCGTTCGTCGTGACGGGCATGCCCGTCTGCATCGCGCCAATCAATAGACTCGTACTGATGAATAATCGCTTGAACCTTTCCATGAATACCTCCAAGATGAATTTTCTTTGCGTACCGCCCTCGCACTTGGTGAATGTGTCATGAGATGACGGTATTTTTCGCCGTATCACTA
This window contains:
- a CDS encoding Ig-like domain-containing protein, encoding MERFKRLFISTSLLIGAMQTGMPVTTNAFTQNEKFSPTSVSSGDSRPKAIQARDASDESGVGEKDATPPAPPVVNDITDQTTLVSGKVAPRATVILKIGTKSFGPVTASGTGEFEFIVDRQQAGLMAIVMVIDAEGNVGGETRMTVKDVTPPDAPQVDDVTDMYSYVTGTAEPGTTITVKHQTSIRGESVVGKDGRFKVSIYGNDANTTLTVTATDTSNHRSKETTIIVRDASPPSTPSVFFEVTDRTTLIKGRGSSGSVVYVKVDDKEIGYSPVESESGYEVVIPPQKGGTRLKIMAVDRADNVSQVTEIIVKDTTPPSPPTVNDFSDHSTLVSGWTEPGAKVKIRVGKKIIGEKSAGKDGKYGIVIAKQKSGTELLVQSIDKAGNIGSPRKIIVLDKTPPPAPTMNPVSDRSTTISGRAEVGAKVFIKIGDNVIGSVIANKGAYSIKIIGLEAGTKMTVHAVDSSGNQSAKRQVTVSDRTPPMISSVSKLKRTDGSVNGKAESDAKITVFRGSQKIGEGKVDGKGIFKVKIKKQKGGSVLIIRAQDKSGNKSKDKTIRVL